In a single window of the Desulfovibrio sp. Huiquan2017 genome:
- a CDS encoding DUF4236 domain-containing protein encodes MAFYLRKSVRLGPVRFNLSKSGIGASVGVKGFRVGVRPNGKSYLHAGRYGLYYRQELGGEDSAPTNDVTPPRETEIVHSSHPDAVQFNSASSQELTSKSRKELISTLNNSYKGFRFDYLCGGFFIFLSIVLLNNNKMVGIATAIIGTLATIAMAVWESKRRTVTITYEFEDDKGESFKKLLSAFNNLASNANVWALVDSRNIYDSHESKLNAGASNLISRSAVQVGEGKPPWVNTNIDVPVMKARQQTLYMLPDGILVYDSKGVGFVEYGDVSITDNTTKFIEENPPRDAKVVGHTWKHPNKNGGPDRRFKDNYEIPVCLYGELKIKSNSGMFFFLMTSKPDSPVNFSKEFSNTLK; translated from the coding sequence ATGGCATTTTATCTAAGAAAATCTGTACGGCTTGGGCCAGTAAGATTTAACTTGTCCAAGAGTGGTATTGGCGCATCGGTTGGCGTTAAAGGGTTTAGAGTAGGTGTCCGTCCCAATGGGAAAAGCTACCTACATGCAGGCAGATATGGGCTTTATTATCGTCAGGAATTAGGAGGAGAAGATTCTGCTCCTACAAATGATGTCACGCCCCCAAGGGAAACAGAAATTGTTCATTCTTCTCATCCTGATGCTGTTCAGTTTAATTCTGCAAGCTCACAGGAATTGACATCAAAATCAAGAAAGGAACTCATCTCAACCCTTAATAACTCATACAAAGGATTCAGGTTTGACTATTTGTGTGGTGGCTTTTTCATTTTCCTGTCAATTGTTTTATTAAACAATAACAAGATGGTCGGAATTGCCACAGCGATCATAGGTACTTTGGCTACAATAGCAATGGCGGTCTGGGAATCTAAAAGACGCACAGTCACAATTACATATGAATTCGAAGACGATAAAGGAGAGTCTTTCAAGAAGCTGCTATCTGCTTTCAACAATCTTGCCTCAAATGCTAATGTCTGGGCCTTGGTAGATTCTCGCAATATTTATGATTCTCATGAATCAAAATTAAACGCAGGTGCAAGCAATCTTATCAGCAGATCAGCTGTTCAAGTTGGTGAGGGCAAACCCCCTTGGGTGAACACAAATATTGATGTGCCTGTAATGAAGGCACGGCAGCAGACATTATACATGTTGCCAGATGGAATCCTTGTTTACGACAGCAAGGGAGTTGGTTTTGTGGAGTACGGCGATGTTTCTATTACCGATAACACCACAAAGTTTATTGAAGAGAACCCACCGCGTGATGCAAAAGTTGTCGGTCATACATGGAAGCATCCAAATAAAAATGGTGGCCCTGACCGAAGATTTAAAGATAATTACGAAATTCCAGTTTGCCTGTATGGAGAGCTGAAAATCAAATCAAATTCAGGGATGTTCTTCTTTTTAATGACATCAAAGCCTGACTCTCCGGTGAATTTTAGCAAAGAGTTTTCTAACACACTTAAATAA